One window of the Salminus brasiliensis chromosome 1, fSalBra1.hap2, whole genome shotgun sequence genome contains the following:
- the prdm14 gene encoding PR domain zinc finger protein 14: protein MPAGMLLSMCGADPVERDRGAAGLTSYCPLPGPNFLSVLKTHPSLQHPLHPPLHPLVMPFPFSGTPPFFSRSSPPAVLQDPTFGPACFRRPACQEPDEPLQSVPDPAWPFRSPPVDKSSPSSSFSTSSSPAKHTAAHPEPTHTYSFTEEDLFTVLYGYSRQHHNKTPGHTLSGLSSSVCEAADVDTEGLELPEGLLIQQSLCGSVRHLGVFVDRSSVPKGSRFGPFRGKLVNTSEIKTHDDNTLMWEIFEHGRLSHFVDGRGARGHWMRLVQCARFPEEQNMVALQVKGQIYYEACREVLPGQELLVWYGDAYVQFLGIPLTLKEFGEDSEAVTPAEDSAEGYRCDRCGKVFAYRYYRDKHLKYTRCVDRGDRSFPCSLCSRSFEKRDRLRIHILHVHEKHRPHKCSVCGKSFSQSSSLNKHMRVHSGERPYKCVYCSKAFTASSILRTHIRQHSGERPFKCSHCGKAFASHAAHDSHVRRTHTKDKPLSCAVCGCVCPGPEELQQHMKSHEKWPLWESSAGMENTLTLTHRP, encoded by the exons ATGCCTGCAGGTATGTTGCTGTCCATGTGTGGTGCTGACCCCGTGGAGAGGGACCGCGGTGCAGCTGGGCTCACCTCGTACTGCCCACTGCCTGGCCCAAACTTTCTAAGTGTCTTGAAGACGCACCCCTCCCTACAACACCCCCTGCACCCCCCCTTGCACCCACTGGTGATGCCCTTCCCCTTCAGCGGTACGCCACCGTTCTTCAGTCGGAGCAGTCCCCCTGCAGTGCTGCAGGACCCAACCTTCGGCCCAGCATGCTTTAGGCGGCCGGCCTGCCAGGAGCCAGACGAGCCACTGCAGAGCGTGCCTGACCCTGCCTGGCCCTTCCGCAGCCCACCTGTAGATAAATCttcaccctcctcctccttctcgaCCTCATCCTCGCCAGCTAAACACACTGCAGCCCACCCAGAGCCCACCCACACCTACAGTTTCACAGAGGAGGACCTGTTCACCGTGCTGTATGGTTACTCCAGACAgcaccacaacaaaacacctGGACACACGCTCTCTGGACTGTCCAGCTCAG TGTGTGAAGCAGCTGACGTCGACACTGAAGGGCTGGAGCTTCCAgaag gtttaCTGATCCAGCAGTCACTCTGTGGCAGTGTACGGCATTTGGGAGTGTTTGTGGATCGGAGCTCAGTTCCTAAAGGCAGCCGGTTCGGACCCTTCAGAGGGAAACTGGTCAACACCAGCGAAATCAAAACACATGACGACAACACACTGATGTGGGAG atCTTCGAGCATGGGCGTCTGAGTCACTTTGTGGATGGCCGTGGGGCGCGTGGTCACTGGATGCGGCTGGTCCAGTGTGCTCGTTTCCCTGAGGAGCAGAACATGGTGGCCCTGCAGGTCAAAGGTCAGATTTATTATGAGGCCTGCAGGGAGGTGCTGCCCGGCCAAGAGCTGCTCGTCTGGTATGGAGATGCATACGTCCAGTTCCTCGGGATACCACTGACCCTCAAAGAGTTCGGGGAAGACAGCGAAGCCGTTACACCTGCAGAGG ACTCAGCGGAGGGCTACAGGTGTGACCGCTGTGGAAAGGTGTTTGCGTACAGGTATTACAGAGATAAACACCTGAAGTACACGCGCTGTGTGGACCGCGGTGACCGCAGCTTCCCCTGCAGCCTCTGCAGCAGGTCATTCGAAAAGAGAGACCGCCTCCGCATACACATTCTACACGTTCACGAGAAACATCGACCACAcaag TGCTCAGTGTGTGGTAAAAGTTTCTCTCAGTCGTCCAGTTTGAATAAGCACATGCGGGTGCACTCGGGCGAGCGGCCGTATAAGTGTGTGTACTGCAGTAAG GCATTTACAGCCTCCAGCATTCTGCGCACTCACATCCGCCAGCACTCGGGCGAGCGGCCGTTTAAGTGCAGCCACTGCGGAAAAGCCTTCGCCTCACACGCCGCGCACGACAGCCACGTCCGCCGTACACACACCAAGGACAAGCCTCTGTCCTGCGCtgtgtgcgggtgtgtgtgtCCCGGGCCAGAGGAGCTGCAGCAGCACATGAAGAGCCATGAAA